A genomic segment from Clarias gariepinus isolate MV-2021 ecotype Netherlands chromosome 11, CGAR_prim_01v2, whole genome shotgun sequence encodes:
- the LOC128533446 gene encoding V-set and immunoglobulin domain-containing protein 2-like — protein sequence MAYTRRLFISCILIHCFDETWSWDSVVVKSSVFAQSGSAAELSCSYSTHASQGFTLEWRYAAPGTPAVQAKRVLYYNGNLYWVNSWESRIALVQNPPVSGVASVKILSVQPSDSGLYICDVTNPHDWSGSGQGLINLTVLVAPSVPVCELNGRTYVGNDVTLTCHSSQGVPMPIYSWTRDTNTAPLPPNSFIADQRTGSLLLSNLTADFTGTYTCRASNDQGQAACSIALKVAHGSTAAAVAGALMGVFLLVLLITSAAVYFFFCYKKRAHSSTKNKLRKNVGSSGKRQSKGPLLSAHFDADQSPQLRVSHLSPLV from the exons ATGGCTTACACTCGCAGATTGTTCATCTCTTGCATTTTGATCCACTGTTTTG ATGAAACGTGGTCCTGGGATTCGGTTGTGGTGAAAAGTTCAGTGTTTGCTCAATCTGGTTCAGCAGCCGAGCTCTCCTGCAGCTACAGCACACATGCTTCACAGGGCTTCACTCTGGAGTGGCGTTATGCTGCTCCCGGGACTCCTGCTGTTCAAGCGAAGAGG GTGTTGTACTACAATGGGAACCTATACTGGGTGAACTCTTGGGAGAGCAGAATAGCTTTAGTACAGAATCCTCCAGTTTCGGGTGTTGCCTCTGTGAAGATCCTCAGTGTCCAACCCAGTGACAGTGGACTGTATATATGTGATGTTACCAATCCACACGACTGGTCCGGAAGTGGGCAGGGTCTCATCAACTTGACTGTGCTGG TGGCCCCATCAGTACCTGTATGTGAGCTAAATGGCCGTACTTATGTGGGCAATGATGTCACTCTTACATGTCACAGCTCCCAGGGGGTTCCTATGCCTATCTATTCCTGGACCCGAGATACAAACACAGCTCCTCTGCCCCCCAACAGCTTTATAGCAG ATCAGCGCACTGGTTCGCTACTGTTGTCCAACCTCACTGCTGACTTTACTGGAACATACACATGCAGAGCTTCCAATGATCAGGGTCAGGCCGCGTGCAGCATCGCTTTGAAAGTGGCAC ACGGCAGCACCGCAGCAGCGGTTGCAGGAGCACTGATGGGAGTTTTTCTCTTAGTCCTACTCATCACATCAGCGGctgtttatttcttcttctgCTACAAGAAAAGAGCTCACAGCAGCACAAAGAACAAGCTGAg GAAGAATGTTGGTTCATCAGGGAAGCGTCAATCTAAAGGTCCTCTGCTTTCTGCTCATTTTGATGCTGATCAGAGTCCACAGCTCAGAGTCTCTCATCTCAGCCCACTGGTATAA